A window of Gadus chalcogrammus isolate NIFS_2021 chromosome 16, NIFS_Gcha_1.0, whole genome shotgun sequence contains these coding sequences:
- the igsf5b gene encoding immunoglobulin superfamily member 5 isoform X2 — translation MVNIVFLAALVVLSFLTDGGCQMQLEPQSLTVLRGSEARLTCSTSEPWSVMVWLLNGASLLTISSEHGVLPSGDPNVTAVKGRGAAGRSSWVLVLQAAARRHRGQVTCDIQGEDQKTASLFVQEKGSVGISGGNRTVLQGHSVRLECAAANWFPEPWVGWRVNGVEVSPGDYNVSRVGPSGGLVTMTSDLGLRATESSLVECLASVTALARPLSSHVHITVVAEVLQGQDDCTVLLTATAVLSSLLLFLLLSVCIVCIVLCCRRRRRTKSNTKGTIRFNQSGSGLSSVAEAAGKVNPGYAAEGLPDDPTKGIHGQTDSVTIGMVPDVVSSRGRSLPQEGGAQVDLSEVGPKNVRVATTV, via the exons atggTCAACATTGTCTTCCTGGCTGCGCTGGTGGTCCTGTCCTTCCTGACCGACG GCGGCTGCCAGATGCAGTTGGAGCCGCAGAGCCTGACGGTGCTGCGGGGCTCGGAGGCGCGGCTGACCTGCTCCACCAGCGAGCCGTGGTCGGTGATGGTGTGGCTGCTGAACGGCGCCTCCCTGCTCACCATCTCCTCGGAGCATGGCGTGCTGCCCTCCGGGGACCCTAACGTGACGGCGGTGAAGGGCCGCGGCGCCGCGGGGAGGTCCAGCTGGGTGCTGGTGCTGCAGGCCGCCGCGAGACGCCACCGTGGGCAGGTGACATGCGACATCCAGGGAGAGGACCAGAAGACGGCCAGCCTGTTTGTGCAAG AAAAAGGTAGCGTTGGCATCTCCGGGGGCAACAGGACCGTTCTGCAGGGTCACAGTGTCAGGTTGGAGTGCGCCGCTGCAAACTGGTTCCCTGAACCCTGGGTTGGATGGCGGGTGAACGGCGTGGAG GTGTCCCCGGGCGATTACAACGTCAGCCGCGTGGGGCCCTCTGGGGGCCTCGTCACTATGACAAGCGACCTGGGCCTGAGGGCCACTGAGAGCTCCCTGGTGGAATGCCTGGCCTCCGTGACGGCCCTCGCCCGACCGCTGAGCAGCCACGTCCATATAACCGTGG TGGCCGAGGTGCTTCAGGGGCAGGACGACTGCACAGTCCTGCTGACGGCCACGGCTGTGCTCTCCTCGCTTCTCCTGTTCCTGCTGCTCTCAGTCTGCATCGTCTGCATTGTCCTCTGCTGCCGGCGAAGGAGACGCACAA AGTCAAACACGAAGGGGACCATAAG GTTTAACCAATCAGGGAGCGGCCTGAGCTCGGTTGCTGAGGCAGCAGGGAAGGTCAACCCGGGATATGCTGCCGAGGGCCTCCCAG ATGACCCTACAAAGGGAATCCACGGTCAGACAGACTCTGTCACCATCGGCATG GTCCCGGATGTGGTGTCCTCCAGAGGCCGGTCTCTGCCCCAGGAAGGTGGAGCCCAGGTGGACCTGAGCGAGGTGGGCCCCAAGAACGTCCGCGTGGCGACCACAGTATAG
- the igsf5b gene encoding immunoglobulin superfamily member 5 isoform X1 → MVNIVFLAALVVLSFLTDGGCQMQLEPQSLTVLRGSEARLTCSTSEPWSVMVWLLNGASLLTISSEHGVLPSGDPNVTAVKGRGAAGRSSWVLVLQAAARRHRGQVTCDIQGEDQKTASLFVQEKGSVGISGGNRTVLQGHSVRLECAAANWFPEPWVGWRVNGVEVSPGDYNVSRVGPSGGLVTMTSDLGLRATESSLVECLASVTALARPLSSHVHITVVAEVLQGQDDCTVLLTATAVLSSLLLFLLLSVCIVCIVLCCRRRRRTKSNTKGTIRFNQSGSGLSSVAEAAGKVNPGYAAEGLPDDPTKGIHGQTDSVTIGMAPGPGCGVLQRPVSAPGRWSPGGPERGGPQERPRGDHSIVSLEEVSDSCAPCRGYITIYSIPPFFIARLRDRLRAGLHLSFFLC, encoded by the exons atggTCAACATTGTCTTCCTGGCTGCGCTGGTGGTCCTGTCCTTCCTGACCGACG GCGGCTGCCAGATGCAGTTGGAGCCGCAGAGCCTGACGGTGCTGCGGGGCTCGGAGGCGCGGCTGACCTGCTCCACCAGCGAGCCGTGGTCGGTGATGGTGTGGCTGCTGAACGGCGCCTCCCTGCTCACCATCTCCTCGGAGCATGGCGTGCTGCCCTCCGGGGACCCTAACGTGACGGCGGTGAAGGGCCGCGGCGCCGCGGGGAGGTCCAGCTGGGTGCTGGTGCTGCAGGCCGCCGCGAGACGCCACCGTGGGCAGGTGACATGCGACATCCAGGGAGAGGACCAGAAGACGGCCAGCCTGTTTGTGCAAG AAAAAGGTAGCGTTGGCATCTCCGGGGGCAACAGGACCGTTCTGCAGGGTCACAGTGTCAGGTTGGAGTGCGCCGCTGCAAACTGGTTCCCTGAACCCTGGGTTGGATGGCGGGTGAACGGCGTGGAG GTGTCCCCGGGCGATTACAACGTCAGCCGCGTGGGGCCCTCTGGGGGCCTCGTCACTATGACAAGCGACCTGGGCCTGAGGGCCACTGAGAGCTCCCTGGTGGAATGCCTGGCCTCCGTGACGGCCCTCGCCCGACCGCTGAGCAGCCACGTCCATATAACCGTGG TGGCCGAGGTGCTTCAGGGGCAGGACGACTGCACAGTCCTGCTGACGGCCACGGCTGTGCTCTCCTCGCTTCTCCTGTTCCTGCTGCTCTCAGTCTGCATCGTCTGCATTGTCCTCTGCTGCCGGCGAAGGAGACGCACAA AGTCAAACACGAAGGGGACCATAAG GTTTAACCAATCAGGGAGCGGCCTGAGCTCGGTTGCTGAGGCAGCAGGGAAGGTCAACCCGGGATATGCTGCCGAGGGCCTCCCAG ATGACCCTACAAAGGGAATCCACGGTCAGACAGACTCTGTCACCATCGGCATG GCTCCAGGTCCCGGATGTGGTGTCCTCCAGAGGCCGGTCTCTGCCCCAGGAAGGTGGAGCCCAGGTGGACCTGAGCGAGGTGGGCCCCAAGAACGTCCGCGTGGCGACCACAGTATAGTCTCTCTGGAAGAGGTTTCTGACTCCTGTGCTCCATGTCGGGGTTATATCACTATATATTCTATTCCGCCATTTTTTATCGCTCGCTTGAGGGATCGTCTCAGAGCTGGGCTGcacttatctttttttttatgttag